A genomic region of Candidatus Marimicrobium litorale contains the following coding sequences:
- a CDS encoding phosphotransferase — protein MTSALPHPIKHRLQQTLAQWPRWQCAKPLQRPPEFLQILSGGISNFSALVGADQRFVVRIDGVNPGLNGLNRQAEWRALHSAYRAGIAPCPRYFNPDLGSLVCDYLEPEPSANETVSQVAALLAAIHSLPARHHRMNLGERITRYEKQRALCGKTNSALDHCRQPIRALLNTSEQRQTTPVLCHNDLLRANRIVHRGSLWAIDWEYCAMGDPLYDLAVVIEGDSLPRQDANLLVKHYLGRQPDQGEREILLHYGYLYRYLEILWYAAQPEPLMGAHLLREKTAALLEELPRG, from the coding sequence ATGACCTCAGCTCTGCCGCATCCTATCAAGCATCGGCTCCAACAAACTCTGGCCCAATGGCCGCGATGGCAATGTGCAAAGCCCCTGCAGCGCCCACCTGAATTCTTACAAATACTCTCGGGGGGAATCAGTAATTTCAGCGCACTAGTGGGCGCCGATCAGCGATTCGTCGTGCGCATTGATGGCGTGAATCCTGGACTCAACGGCCTCAACCGACAGGCTGAATGGCGCGCTCTGCATTCGGCGTATCGGGCGGGGATTGCTCCCTGTCCGCGTTACTTCAATCCGGATCTTGGCAGCTTGGTCTGCGACTATCTTGAGCCGGAACCGAGCGCAAATGAGACCGTGTCACAAGTGGCCGCGCTGCTCGCGGCCATACACAGTTTACCGGCACGGCATCATCGCATGAACCTGGGTGAGCGCATCACACGCTATGAAAAACAACGGGCACTTTGCGGTAAAACCAACTCTGCGCTCGACCACTGTCGCCAACCGATCAGAGCCTTACTCAATACCAGTGAACAGCGACAGACAACGCCGGTCCTATGCCACAACGACCTGCTGCGGGCCAACCGTATTGTGCACAGGGGCAGCCTCTGGGCCATTGACTGGGAGTACTGCGCCATGGGTGACCCTCTTTACGATCTGGCCGTGGTTATCGAGGGAGACTCTCTTCCCCGGCAGGACGCAAACCTACTCGTAAAACACTACCTCGGCCGACAACCTGACCAAGGCGAAAGAGAAATACTGCTCCACTACGGTTACCTGTACCGTTACCTTGAGATACTGTGGTACGCTGCCCAACCCGAACCGCTGATGGGCGCACATTTACTGCGCGAAAAAACGGCAGCGCTGCTGGAAGAACTGCCGCGGGGCTAG
- a CDS encoding YajQ family cyclic di-GMP-binding protein — protein sequence MPSFDVVSEVESHALTNAVDQAGRIVANRFDFKGVEASFEREERKVIITAEADFQVQQMEDMLRSALVKCDIDPKAMDCSDLQASGKTVRETVLLRHGLDSGQCKTIVKKIKDLKIKVQAQIQGEQVRVVGKKRDDLQAVMAVLRELELDSPLQFTNFRD from the coding sequence ATGCCATCCTTCGATGTTGTCTCGGAAGTTGAATCGCACGCGCTGACGAATGCGGTAGATCAGGCGGGCAGAATTGTTGCGAACCGTTTTGACTTCAAAGGCGTGGAGGCCTCCTTTGAGCGCGAAGAACGCAAAGTCATCATTACTGCGGAGGCGGATTTCCAAGTGCAGCAGATGGAGGATATGCTGCGCAGCGCACTGGTGAAATGTGACATTGATCCCAAGGCCATGGATTGCAGCGATTTGCAGGCCTCAGGCAAAACGGTGCGCGAAACTGTGTTGTTACGCCATGGACTCGACAGCGGTCAGTGCAAGACTATCGTTAAGAAAATCAAGGATCTGAAAATAAAAGTACAGGCCCAGATACAGGGCGAGCAGGTGCGGGTTGTCGGCAAAAAGCGCGATGACCTGCAGGCGGTCATGGCTGTGCTGCGTGAACTGGAGTTGGACTCACCCCTGCAATTCACTAACTTTCGTGACTAG
- a CDS encoding ketopantoate reductase family protein — protein sequence MNTGQAHWHILGAGAIGSLFADALSTDGRQVSLILRDGVHGKIRTQAVERGDLVSEKHFKTTGPRGHTGISHLLVTTKAYDVCSAIDSVVHRLNPDCNIVLLSNGMGFQEQVLASLPSLNIYCGTTTEGAHLLAAGHVRHAGSGETRIGRAAKIADDRRPLWFHQWERAIDNSVWDSDIQPALWTKLAINCVINPLTALNRCHNGELGASKSLANQVAPLRDEIAAVCRAQGHAEIAEALPRITAAVIQATSDNRSSMLQDIDAGRLTEIDYITGYLLEVADQHSIDTPLNRALFEAIKSRAH from the coding sequence TTGAATACAGGTCAGGCCCACTGGCACATACTGGGCGCGGGAGCGATAGGCAGCCTGTTTGCCGACGCCCTGTCGACCGATGGTCGCCAAGTGTCACTGATCCTGCGCGATGGCGTGCACGGAAAAATCCGGACACAGGCAGTCGAACGAGGCGACCTGGTCAGCGAAAAACACTTCAAGACAACAGGGCCGCGCGGGCACACCGGCATATCGCACCTGCTGGTCACTACCAAGGCCTACGATGTCTGTTCAGCGATAGACAGTGTTGTCCACCGTCTTAACCCGGATTGCAATATCGTCCTGCTGAGTAACGGTATGGGTTTCCAGGAACAGGTGCTGGCATCCTTACCCTCACTGAATATTTATTGCGGCACCACCACCGAGGGTGCTCACCTTCTCGCTGCGGGACATGTTCGCCACGCAGGCAGCGGCGAAACCCGCATCGGCCGCGCCGCTAAAATCGCGGACGACAGACGCCCGCTGTGGTTTCATCAATGGGAGCGCGCGATCGATAACAGCGTGTGGGATAGCGATATACAGCCTGCCCTGTGGACCAAGCTGGCGATCAATTGTGTGATAAACCCACTCACAGCGCTCAATCGATGTCACAATGGCGAACTGGGGGCGAGCAAATCGCTGGCTAATCAGGTCGCACCACTGCGCGACGAAATTGCCGCCGTGTGCCGTGCCCAGGGGCACGCAGAAATCGCCGAAGCGCTACCCCGTATCACCGCCGCCGTTATTCAAGCTACGTCGGATAACCGGTCATCGATGCTGCAGGATATAGACGCTGGACGGCTCACTGAAATCGATTACATCACGGGCTACCTGCTTGAAGTTGCTGATCAGCACAGCATCGATACACCTCTCAACCGCGCACTTTTCGAGGCGATAAAATCTCGTGCCCATTGA
- a CDS encoding lysoplasmalogenase, translating to MPIETLALSSVMSPIALSVIATLALVLSDQRGFRPGRYLCKPLAAIAFVWLAVNLGAEDTAYGNWLLAGLIFCMVGDLFLMPDNERSFLAGLTAFLCGHLLFAVAFLQLPLNITGFVVSAVPVACLLLVVWRWLSPHVESAMKVPVIAYIVVISTMLVCAGFTAGHVIAPVAIVGAWGFALSDLAVARGQFVAPESKASGLWGTPLYFASQMLLAASVALA from the coding sequence GTGCCCATTGAAACTCTAGCACTCTCCAGCGTCATGTCACCCATCGCACTGTCAGTGATCGCAACCCTAGCGCTGGTGCTGTCTGACCAGCGCGGCTTTCGCCCCGGGCGTTACCTGTGCAAACCCCTGGCTGCAATCGCTTTCGTGTGGCTCGCAGTCAACCTTGGCGCCGAGGACACCGCCTACGGGAACTGGCTGCTAGCGGGACTAATTTTCTGCATGGTGGGAGATCTATTTCTCATGCCAGACAATGAACGCAGCTTCCTCGCCGGACTCACTGCCTTCCTGTGCGGCCATTTGTTGTTTGCCGTGGCCTTCCTGCAATTGCCCCTGAACATCACCGGTTTCGTAGTCTCCGCTGTCCCCGTGGCCTGCCTGTTGCTGGTGGTGTGGCGATGGCTGTCGCCCCATGTTGAAAGCGCGATGAAAGTGCCTGTCATTGCCTATATTGTGGTCATTTCCACCATGCTCGTGTGCGCCGGCTTCACCGCAGGCCACGTGATTGCGCCCGTGGCAATCGTCGGAGCGTGGGGCTTCGCGCTGTCAGATCTGGCGGTGGCGCGAGGCCAGTTCGTAGCGCCGGAATCAAAAGCAAGCGGCCTGTGGGGCACCCCCCTCTACTTTGCTTCCCAAATGTTACTCGCAGCCTCGGTGGCACTGGCCTAG
- a CDS encoding serine/threonine-protein kinase — protein MNNTVGCYSILRLIDRGGQGSVYLGYDSRLQRRVAIKIYRMPNRRKMRKALLQEARIIADIQSPKVVKVHDIVESASHLALVMEYVPGCSLEEYLSRVRPSVASTVRVGLDIASALALARRRRIVHGDIKASNVLIAHNGRVVLTDFGIAAAESGARSQQASLSALAPEQFFDDVVDERTDLFALGALLYRMLTGEHPFYRNGRSDPKMLIEGTYCPVSDRVSGAVELPEELVRLVDSLLQKNPRDRPKSSRSVRSVMRGVLYSLPVSTRNSLIVEARPCFRRESREKLPPNLFRDRDARMGSDSGVIGLTGRVLQWMQVSGRVVRVTTATLALVLISIAFVIGDYQRVTAVRFSEPITEFGGNPAVPNEVSPHWLLGQVKAVLDEQWGRTRIIGQVGEQLDTTAYTKPWWSGRWATLPQTIDVTLRCEGVVCVFAIYRQQGSQAFRQQAVLLADMPLPQWRYAVRDATRSVLQ, from the coding sequence ATGAATAACACGGTGGGCTGTTATAGCATATTGCGTCTGATTGACCGGGGCGGGCAGGGCAGCGTTTACCTCGGTTACGACTCCAGGTTGCAGCGGCGTGTGGCGATCAAGATCTACCGTATGCCGAACAGGCGCAAGATGCGTAAAGCCCTGCTGCAGGAGGCCAGAATTATCGCGGATATTCAGAGCCCAAAGGTGGTGAAGGTACACGATATTGTTGAGTCCGCGTCGCACCTGGCGTTGGTCATGGAGTATGTGCCCGGTTGCAGTTTGGAGGAGTACCTGTCCCGCGTACGACCCTCCGTCGCGAGCACGGTACGAGTGGGACTTGATATCGCGAGCGCACTGGCGTTGGCGCGTCGACGACGCATTGTGCACGGTGATATCAAGGCCAGTAATGTACTCATCGCACATAATGGCAGGGTTGTACTGACAGACTTTGGTATCGCCGCTGCGGAGAGCGGCGCTCGCAGTCAGCAGGCCAGTCTCTCGGCGCTTGCCCCGGAGCAGTTTTTCGATGACGTGGTGGATGAGAGGACGGATCTGTTTGCCCTCGGTGCTTTGTTGTATAGGATGTTGACAGGCGAACACCCGTTCTATCGCAACGGTCGCTCCGACCCAAAAATGCTCATTGAGGGCACATATTGCCCAGTGAGTGACAGAGTGTCAGGTGCAGTCGAATTGCCTGAAGAGTTGGTGCGACTGGTCGATAGCTTATTGCAGAAAAACCCCCGTGACCGTCCCAAGAGTTCGCGCAGTGTCCGCTCGGTCATGCGTGGCGTGTTGTACAGCTTGCCTGTATCAACGCGTAACAGCCTGATTGTCGAGGCGCGACCTTGTTTTCGTCGGGAGTCCCGGGAAAAGCTCCCGCCAAATCTTTTTCGAGACCGGGACGCGCGGATGGGCTCGGATTCAGGGGTCATTGGTTTGACGGGGCGCGTCTTGCAGTGGATGCAGGTATCCGGTCGGGTAGTCAGGGTAACGACCGCGACCCTCGCACTGGTCTTGATTAGTATTGCGTTTGTGATCGGCGATTACCAGCGCGTGACTGCAGTGCGGTTCAGCGAGCCGATAACCGAATTTGGCGGAAATCCGGCAGTGCCGAATGAGGTGTCCCCTCATTGGTTGCTAGGCCAGGTGAAAGCCGTCCTGGATGAACAATGGGGGCGTACACGCATTATCGGGCAAGTGGGTGAGCAGCTCGATACGACCGCGTATACCAAGCCCTGGTGGTCAGGGCGCTGGGCGACGTTGCCCCAAACCATAGACGTGACTCTGCGCTGCGAGGGAGTCGTCTGTGTATTCGCGATTTACCGTCAGCAAGGGTCGCAAGCGTTTCGCCAGCAAGCGGTGCTGCTGGCTGATATGCCATTGCCGCAATGGCGTTATGCGGTGCGAGACGCGACTCGGTCGGTGTTGCAGTGA
- a CDS encoding sigma 54-interacting transcriptional regulator, whose product MANPTPTRPDPEMTLPSVVASLARSGAATDVVLTVIFHPEASLIGYRTRVPARARGAPWVLGRRSPRFFPNDGGPPSVLDDRHVSRRAVQFTLRDGRLTLKRFENASRCRVDGAELFDSLEIRSDRLHRGVAMLLGHSIVLLLRSAPPAGPAAGVSPEESCLRGSSAAMVVVRQQIDRAARCDLDVLILGETGTGKELVANAIHRASQRSGGPMISVNMAAIPGDLAPAVLFGCARGAYTGAERAVPGFFELAEQGSLFLDEIGDASLSIQTQLLRALQQGEIQRVGGPVERVDVRVISATETDLEGSECDFRAALRHRLGACQIDLPPLRKRPEDIGELMRYFFERTADHCERTISLPNRDAPATEIAAWALLFLAFLDYDWPGNVRELQNCVRQVTLTGEGRPEVPDRLQAARIAVTRSAALSPQPRRLQEVDEETFDKVMAANGFEVKPVAKQLGVSRAAVYRRIKSSPLYRLASTLSPQEIQSALDEFSGDSAAVSRHLRVPLNTLRSRMRNFSL is encoded by the coding sequence ATGGCGAACCCTACGCCGACGCGACCTGATCCAGAGATGACGCTTCCGTCCGTGGTTGCGTCCCTCGCCAGGAGCGGCGCTGCCACTGATGTAGTGCTGACGGTGATTTTTCACCCTGAGGCCAGTCTCATTGGCTATCGCACCAGGGTGCCAGCACGCGCGCGCGGCGCGCCCTGGGTGCTGGGCCGACGCAGCCCCCGCTTTTTCCCCAACGACGGGGGACCGCCCTCTGTGCTCGATGACCGGCACGTGAGCCGCCGCGCGGTGCAATTTACATTGAGGGATGGGCGACTCACGCTGAAGCGGTTTGAGAATGCGAGCCGCTGCCGGGTAGATGGCGCGGAGTTGTTTGACAGTCTGGAAATCCGTTCCGATCGCCTCCATCGCGGCGTGGCCATGCTGTTGGGCCACAGTATCGTTCTGCTGCTCCGCTCAGCGCCCCCGGCAGGACCGGCTGCGGGTGTCTCCCCGGAGGAGTCGTGCCTGCGAGGGTCCAGTGCCGCTATGGTGGTGGTCAGGCAACAGATAGATCGGGCCGCCCGATGTGATCTGGACGTATTAATACTGGGTGAGACGGGGACAGGTAAGGAGCTGGTCGCCAATGCAATTCACCGGGCCAGCCAGCGTAGCGGCGGCCCCATGATCAGTGTGAACATGGCGGCGATCCCGGGAGATCTTGCGCCTGCAGTGCTCTTTGGCTGTGCTCGCGGTGCTTATACTGGCGCGGAGCGCGCCGTGCCGGGATTCTTCGAGCTGGCGGAACAAGGCAGCCTTTTTCTCGACGAGATCGGCGATGCGTCTCTCTCCATCCAGACCCAGTTGTTGCGGGCGTTGCAGCAAGGTGAAATACAGCGGGTGGGTGGGCCAGTAGAACGCGTGGATGTGCGTGTTATCTCGGCGACGGAGACGGATCTTGAGGGGAGTGAATGCGACTTCAGGGCGGCTTTGCGTCACCGTCTTGGTGCCTGCCAGATCGACCTTCCCCCGTTGCGGAAACGCCCGGAGGATATCGGAGAACTCATGCGGTATTTCTTCGAGCGCACAGCGGACCACTGCGAGCGCACGATTTCCCTGCCCAACAGAGATGCCCCGGCCACTGAAATTGCTGCATGGGCGTTGCTGTTTCTCGCATTCCTTGACTATGACTGGCCGGGGAATGTACGCGAATTGCAAAACTGTGTGCGGCAGGTGACGTTGACCGGAGAGGGTCGACCAGAGGTGCCTGACAGGTTGCAGGCTGCGCGCATTGCCGTGACGCGAAGCGCAGCGCTGTCACCACAGCCCCGTCGTTTGCAGGAGGTCGACGAAGAGACCTTTGACAAGGTAATGGCCGCAAACGGTTTCGAAGTAAAGCCGGTCGCTAAGCAGTTAGGTGTGTCCAGAGCGGCCGTCTATCGCCGGATAAAGAGCTCGCCACTCTACCGTCTTGCCAGTACCCTTTCGCCGCAAGAAATTCAATCCGCTCTGGATGAATTCAGCGGTGACAGTGCCGCGGTCTCTCGTCACCTGCGGGTCCCGCTCAATACTCTGCGCAGCCGCATGCGCAACTTCAGTCTGTAA
- the ampD gene encoding 1,6-anhydro-N-acetylmuramyl-L-alanine amidase AmpD, whose product MLYEVDRGWLRGADKRLSPNFGPRPPGCAPELLVIHNISLPPGRYGGNCIERFFTNCLDWEEHAYFDEIRGVQVSAHLLIKRLGEVLQFVSFEERAWHAGQSSYRGRENCNDFSIGIELEGTDDEPYSDAQYTTLSAVTAALLAHYPELSAERIAGHSDIAPGRKTDPGPAFDWERFYASL is encoded by the coding sequence ATGCTGTACGAGGTGGATAGGGGTTGGTTGCGCGGTGCGGACAAGCGACTGTCACCCAATTTCGGACCGCGACCGCCGGGCTGTGCCCCGGAGCTGCTGGTCATCCACAATATTTCACTGCCCCCGGGCCGTTATGGCGGTAATTGCATCGAGCGTTTTTTTACGAATTGCCTGGACTGGGAAGAGCACGCGTATTTTGATGAAATCCGCGGTGTACAGGTATCTGCTCACCTGCTTATCAAGCGATTGGGCGAGGTGCTGCAGTTCGTGAGTTTCGAGGAGCGCGCCTGGCACGCGGGACAGTCCAGTTACAGAGGACGCGAGAACTGTAACGATTTCAGTATTGGCATCGAGCTTGAGGGCACCGACGATGAACCTTATAGCGATGCCCAGTACACGACTCTTTCTGCAGTTACGGCGGCACTGCTTGCGCACTATCCGGAGCTGTCCGCCGAGCGCATTGCAGGGCACAGTGATATCGCCCCGGGTCGCAAAACCGATCCCGGCCCGGCTTTCGATTGGGAGCGATTTTACGCGTCTCTGTAA